In Zea mays cultivar B73 chromosome 7, Zm-B73-REFERENCE-NAM-5.0, whole genome shotgun sequence, the following proteins share a genomic window:
- the LOC103632341 gene encoding uncharacterized protein → METSKMPMNIALLLLLFSVCNPGCTAGACSCSLSDLDVTQTAVPSKVNVYAVTVENRCICTQANVKLACDGFSSSVAVDPGVLSVDGKLCTLNGGRPIGMGPEYAVKFSYASPSQFAFKPVSSSIACS, encoded by the exons ATGGAGACCTCGAAGATGCCGATGAACATCGCGCTCTTGCTGCTGCTGTTCAGCGTTTGCAACCCAG GATGCACAGCAGGTGCCTGCAGCTGCAGCCTGTCAGACCTTGACGTGACGCAGACCGCGGTGCCCTCGAAGGTGAACGTCTACGCGGTGACGGTGGAGAACCGGTGCATCTGCACACAGGCGAACGTCAAGCTGGCATGTGACGGGTTCAGCTCCTCCGTGGCCGTCGACCCGGGCGTGCTCAGCGTGGACGGCAAGCTCTGCACCCTCAACGGCGGGCGCCCCATCGGCATGGGCCCGGAGTACGCCGTCAAGTTCTCCTACGCCTCGCCCTCCCAGTTCGCCTTCAAGCCCGTGTCGTCTTCCATTGCCTGCTCCTGA
- the LOC103632342 gene encoding uncharacterized protein codes for MLIENQRTVTCAPTNTAVAEVASRVLGVIEESGGGGAATKCFFGDVVLFGNEDRMAVDRKLENIFLDTRVRRLRQCLMPITGWTKSLSSMIALQEDPMVPYERYDEAIQGCVLDLVSEEIKLRNVIVVCSLRTMDDKKVKEIQKDLLEVQKKAREVEREKISFETYFQSNYKKLAKDLRTCVETFVDDLPRSATSEENFCCMAEVLLLLDAFGVLVQSEPVEQLQALFKRHSDVRFRLREAISSCLRKLWLLSSNFKLPEMYDSRTIDLEFLLQNAKIVLCTASSSYRLLYMQKAQPLEVPVVDEAAQLKECESLIPLQLPGVRHAVLIDDEYLLPALVKSKLNSRVQIMVKMVLLY; via the exons ATGCTGATCGAGAACCAGAGGACGGTGACCTGCGCCCCGACTAACACCGCTGTGGCGGAGGTCGCGTCACGGGTCCTTGGTGTTATCGAAGAGTCCGGCGGCGGCGGTGCTGCAACGAAGTGTTTCTTTGGCGATGTCGTGCTCTTCGGCAACGAGGACAGGATGGCTGTGGACCGGAAACTAGAAAATATCTTCTTAGACACGCGTGTTCGCCGTCTGCGTCAGTGCTTGATGCCAATCACAGGGTGGACAAAGTCCCTGAGCTCCATGATTGCACTTCAGGAGGATCCGATGGTTCCGTATGAAAGGTATGATGAGGCCATACAAGGTTGTGTATTGGATTTGGTTTCAGAAGAAATCAAGCTAAGAAATGTAATAGTTGTCTGTTCTTTACGGACGATGGATGACAAAAAAGTTAAGGAGATACAGAAAGATTTACTGGAAGTGCAGAAAAAAGCACGAGAGGTAGAGCGAGAGAAAATATCATTCGAGACCTACTTCCAGAGTAACTACAAGAAGCTCGCTAAGGATTTGCGCACTTGTGTGGAGACTTTCGTCGATGATCTTCCCAGATCCGCAACATCAGAAGAAAACTTTTGCTGCATGGCGGAGGTGCTGCTCTTGCTCGATGCGTTTGGAGTGCTCGTGCAGTCTGAACCAGTCGAACAGCTTCAAGCGCTGTTCAAAAGGCACTCCGATGTTAGGTTCCGGCTGAGGGAGGCGATATCCTCGTGTCTTCGCAAGCTATGGCTCCTTTCTTCTAACTTTAAGCTTCCCGAAATGTATGACAGCCGAACGATCGATCTAGAGTTCTTGCTTCAGAATGCTAAGATCGTGCTCTGTACAGCTTCGAGCTCGTACCGCCTGCTCTACATGCAGAAGGCCCAGCCCTTGGAGGTCCCTGTCGTGGACGAGGCCGCGCAACTTAAGGAGTGCGAGTCACTGATACCCCTGCAGCTGCCTGGCGTCCGTCACGCTGTTCTCATCGATGATGAGTACCTGCTTCCCGCATTGGTCAAAAGCAAG CTGAATTCTCGAGTTCAGATAATGGTCAAGATGGTGCTACTTTACTGA
- the LOC103632343 gene encoding uncharacterized protein, with the protein MSNLSRFSTPSSSMEALIMAHARSWSSLASKKQPLSLRRPRSAAISFCRSPASSRCPGSTGNVCKTYQTKTSSSRALLQTHKHKPKAHLARVSATLVRLVSARKPILPAVLLRTVEKMITSSSAPWNPSTVRTFTENDPSCIEYTCLPSFSSMAGPGPCRATPLPGGSPSSCQSTLRTSSADQLDVCTVCSRSREILEPRQIC; encoded by the exons ATGTCAAACTTGAGTAGATTCTCCACTCCGTCCAGCTCGATGGAGGCCTTGATTATGGCGCATGCGAGGTCCTGGTCGTCCTTGGCGTCCAAGAAGCAGCCCCTCTCCTTGCGTCGTCCACGATCTGCCGCCATATCGTTTTGCCGCTCGCCAGCGTCTTCACGTTGCCCAGGATCCACAGGCAATGTCTGCAAAACATACCAAACAAAAACATCATCGTCGAGAGCACTATTGCAGACACACAAACACAAACCAAAAGCTCACTTGGCCCGCGTCAGCGCGACATTGGTGCGGTTGGTGTCGGCGAGGAAGCCAATCTTGCCGGCGGTGTTACTCCGCACGGTGGAGAAGATGATCACGTCCTCCTCCGCGCCCTGGAACCCGTCCACGGTCCGCACCTTCACCGAGAACGACCCATCGTGCATCGAGTACACCTGCTTGCCAAGCTTCTCCTCGATGGCCGGACCTGGCCCTTGTAGGGCGACACCACTCCCAGGCGGATCGCCTTCCTCGTGTCAATCGACTCTGCGCACAAGTTCAGCAGATCAGCTCGACGT ATGTACTGTGTGCTCCCGGTCCAGGGAGATCTTGGAACCGCGTCAGATATGTTAG